ATCTACCCCTCCTCTGTCAGCCTACTTCCTACAACCCTGGCTTAAAGTGTTTTAGATTCATTCCCAGGAAGGGAAGATTCTTCAGATACCTAGCAAAATTCTGGCTAGGGGGAAGGTGGTGACTAAGAGATGGGGCTGTGGGAACATATCAGCATGGGGATGAGGTGGACAGGGAGATCAGGCCAGGATTATTTACTTCTCTCCATATAAGACTACTGACAGTgaagggagtttttttttttttctttttcttttttggtggtgggggcaCAGGAAAGCAGTCACTTTTGATAGTAACAGGAAGCCTGACTTGATAGGGGCCCCTTAGGCATGGGGGGGGGTTGATATGGAAAAGCACCCCACCAGGGAGGAAGATCCTGTCGGTATGTAAATAGGTGTGGAGAGGGGCTTCCAGTCCGAATGATGGCATCGAATGGTGGCAGCGGCGGCAGAGTCAGGAAGGCAGTATGGTGGGCTTcgctttaaatttttaatgcacCGGCTGTCTGGGCAGCGGTGGCAGGGGTGCGGCAGAGGAGGCCACGACCTGAGcgatggggagcagggcccaggccgCTCGACAGACAGCTCATCAGGCCCCGCAGaggctccagcttctgctctcggGGGTGCGCAGAGCTGTAGGGCAACCCGATACTGGCATGAGGTGCGGCGGCGGCGCCCAGATTCCCACTCCCCCATCCGTCCTCCGAGACTGAGTCTCGTCCATGCCCCTGGCAGACCCTCGGGATCGCAGCCCCTCACCTCCGCTCCCTGCGCCACATTCGCAGCCAGGGGAAAAAGTAGAAACAGCCCCAGTAGATCCTGTAGAAAGAAGGCAGAACCGGgccgggcggggcggggctgacCCCTCAGACTCCGCCCCCGGACGCCTCGATCTCGAGGGAGGCTCCGCCCCCACAAAGGCGGTTCCATTTGTGGCCTACGCCCCTTACGGCCCCGCCCCCCCTCCTCCTCCGAGAACGCGCACCCTCCCCCACCCGGAGCCGCCTGATTCCTCCTCCGCAGAACCCCGCCTCCACTCACTCCTCCTCCGCCTCCAGCGCCACCTCGTATCTCCTCAATCCCGACATGTCCTGGGTTCCGAACGTCTCCTGGGGAGAGGCATGATTGGATCAAATATTCCCTAGCCCCAGGTCCCCTTCTCCGTCATTCTTGGGATGAGTCTGATTAAATCGCAGGTAATCTGAAGTAGGTGCCCCGGAAGACAATTGCCACATCGGGACAGGGTGGGATTAAAGATTTGGGAGACACCAGAAGCTAAGGCTTTAAGAGGACAATTAACTCGGGGGTCTGGGACAAGTAGAGGGTCAAGGCAAGGGGTTTGGCGATTATGGGGCTGGGAGATTTGGGGACCTTGGGTGAGGGTTTCCAAGGGCTAGGGTCACCTGGAGGGGGGCTGAGGGGTCGGCGCAGCCTAAACTCCCGCCCTCCCTAGCTCCACCCCGGAAACGGACCGTTACCATTACGTCACAGGGACGCTTTTCCACACTAGGGGTGGGGCTTGCCTATCACCCGGAAGGGGCGGAGCCAGAATTTCAGAAAAGGCGGAATCAATATGTTACGTTCTGAGGTGGAGTTAGGATCTGTCATTAAAGGGAGgaattgaggatttttttttttttaaatgcggGGCTTAGAATCCTTTTACAGGGATGTCGTCAGATTTTGGAGTTACAGtccgggaggctgaggctttAGCATCTGGCAGTAATGAAATAGCTTTGAGAATCTGTCCAACAGTTTTCCCAGTCCCCACTACCCCTCCCTGACTTCTGCCATGCCAGTTGCCTTTCTTGCCTACCCTGTTCCCCTTCCTTGGGTGATCCTAGCCTGAGAAGGAATGGGTTCCCTATAGAACCCAGTCTAGAGCAGGCTAGGCTGTGGAAACATATCTGAGTGGTCTTGGCCAAGTCACTTAATGGCCAGATAGATGTACCCCTTCCTCTTTTGAGCTGAAACTGATcttcctgtgcttttctttttatttttatagacatTCAATCAACAGCTATGTACTGAGTGTTTACTTCATGCAGGCACTGTGCTGAACATGAAGATATAGTGTGAAAGAATACAGGCAGTCTGCACCTTCGAAGAGCCATCATCTGGGGTAGAGCTGGAACAGTCAAAAGAAGACAATTAGATCATTACAATAAATGGAACAGGCTGGCTAGGGAAGATAGAGGATGCTGCACCAGAGTCAAGAAGGGCATTAACCCATTGTAGCAGTTTGGAAATAGCTTCAGATCTCTGACATGCCAGCCAAGGCCCACTACTCACCTACAGTTTGTCTTGGAGGAGCAAAAAAAGAGTCTTATGGCTGGACTGGTTGTATAGGAGAGAATGACCCAAAATGAGCAAGAGGAAAGTTTCCTCAGCTGAAATGGAAGGAATGGATACACTACCCTTTCACTCATTTGACACCTTTATTCTCTCTCATATCCATCTTCCCGAGCctgcactacatacaaacaacaGATAGGTTCAACAGTGAATGCCAGGTGGCTTTATTGGAAGCACTGCAGTTTGGACATGAAGAGGCTGTGATCTTGCCACACTCATACTCTTGTTCATACATTGGTACTTCTGCTCTGGTTGAGTCAGGTCTGGTGCAGAGCAGCCTGGTCTTTTCTTCTGGTCCTTGGTTCTCCAGGCCAAGGAGATTCCCTTCACTTAGGCAAGGGCTTCCTCTGGTGTTGTCATTGTTTAACATGGGGCTTGCTcttgggaaggaaggagaggcaaAGTCCTGGGTTGGGTCCAATCTTCAATAGGGCTTTGGAAGCTGGAAGCAGGGTTGAGGGTTTTGTCTTGGCAAAGGACTACTTCTTCAGTTTCTGGATAATGTGGCACACCCCAGGCTGATCTGGGGTGCCCAAAGCTAATGGACCCTCATTATGGTGAACCTGGAGTCAGAGGTCAGAGAGAATGGAGCCCTGGGACCCAGCTTCCTAGAAAGCTTTTTTGTGAGGGGCAAAGACTGGTATTTATCACTGGTTTTTGAGGAGATTAAAACTCTGGAATTTCTCAAGTACAAATGGTCCCTGACTCATGATGATTTGACTTAGGAATTTTTGACTTTATAATGGTGCAAAAGCTGCATGcattcaatatttcaaattttgaagattgatttttttcctatcccAGTGATATGTGGTACAATACTCCTTGAGATAGTGGGCAATGTCAGTGAGTCCCAGCTCCCAGTCATATGATCATGAAGATACATAACTGATGCTCTCAGTGTACTGTATTGATAAACTATGATGCTTAGACTtaggatattttcaacttatgatagGTTTTTAGGGTCATAATCCCAGTGGAAGTTTAGGAGTATATGTAATTGAGTGTCTTTGGTATTTGTGAGCCCTTTAGGTAACTTTATGCTGAAAGATGAGATGACTCAGGATGGGAGCTTGTCACCATAAAGACCAATTGTGGTTAGAGGGTTGGCACTTTTAAGTCAGCCAGACtttggaaaggagagagaggctgGAGATTGATTTTGGTATGTGGCCAAAAATTCAACCAAGGCTATGTAATGGTATCTCAATAAAAATTGGACACCAAAGCTCACAGAACTTCTTGGTTGACAAACATATTGATGTGTCAGGAGGGCAATACATATCTTATGTCCCCAGTGAAAGCACGAAAGCCCTGCATTTGGCATTCTCCCAGACTTTATTCTATGTGTCTCTTCATTTGGACATTACTCACTTACACTCTTTATAAACAATTGTAAATAGCACTTTCTTGAATTTTCTGAgtgagtttccttttttttttttggatactggggattgaacccaggagtgctttatcattgagttacaccctcagccctttttaagttttattttgagacaagttctcactaagttgcttagggtctccctaatttgctgaggctggcctcaaac
This portion of the Ictidomys tridecemlineatus isolate mIctTri1 chromosome 4, mIctTri1.hap1, whole genome shotgun sequence genome encodes:
- the LOC101971023 gene encoding uncharacterized protein LOC101971023, with product MSGLRRYEVALEAEEEIYWGCFYFFPWLRMWRRERSSAHPREQKLEPLRGLMSCLSSGLGPAPHRSGRGLLCRTPATAAQTAGALKI